A genome region from Setaria italica strain Yugu1 chromosome III, Setaria_italica_v2.0, whole genome shotgun sequence includes the following:
- the LOC101779441 gene encoding uncharacterized protein LOC101779441, with translation MSSQRPGRHQRRASQSVFVLPENLATLDVDAAAEAGGKAGSDGAGAEQQAARPPAGRHRRAMSVAVASRDLELIKEDLGSYKLGA, from the coding sequence ATGTCGTCGCAGCGGCCGGGCCGGCACCAGCGCCGGGCGTCGCAGAGCGTGTTCGTGCTCCCGGAGAACCTCGCCACCCTAGACGTcgacgcggcggccgaggcCGGCGGGAAGGCCGGTTCCGACGGCGCCGGTGCCGAGCAGCAGGcagcgaggccgccggcggggcgccACCGCAGGGCGATGTCGGTGGCCGTGGCGTCCAGGGACCTTGAGCTGATCAAGGAGGACCTCGGCAGCTACAAGCTCGGCGCTTGA